TACGTGCGTTTAGACATGCCAGGTGTTCCCAAAGACAACTTCAACGTCTCCGTTTCGAGCGGGAGAGTCAAGGTGACTGGTCAAGCTCCTGCCGTTAGCCATGACTCCGACGGTCGCTTCTACTCTGGTGACGTGGCTATGCTTTCTGCTCCTGTTGACGTTCCTAGCCGTCCGATCAAAACTATCATCAAGGATGGTGTCATTCGCCTCCTCATCCCTTCCGTTTGATGTGAAAAAACTCGTTCGCGTTTGAAATAATCTGTCTCCCGTGGTGGACCCCAGTTATGTCGTTGCTTTGAGGATTATGTCATTTTATTTTATGGACTTTAATTTGGATATGTTCGCAACTGTTTTTTTTTAAAGCCCATTCCCTTTATGCACGAGTAGTGTTTTAACAACACTCAATATACAAGTTCAACACTACTTTGTTGAACCGTCAATATACAAGTTCAACAAAGCTAGAGCTAAAACCGTACCAATAAATGGAAAAAATGAGAGACTAAACAAATCAGCAACACTCAATTTCATTACTCAAACTTCAACAAAACAAAAACATCAATCGAGGCATTTCTCCAAAAAAGTTACCTTTTCTTTTTTGAATTTTGAAATAATGTTAAATTTATTCAAATTTTTTTTTTGTACAGACTGTTGCATTAACTGAATGTTTTGAAAAAAGGAAAACAGAGACAGAAAACAAAGAATCATCTGTAGGAGAACCAAGTTTCCATGGCCTTGTTATACTTTCGAGCATCCAACATTCTCAAACTGGTTATTCGATTCCTAACCAGCTTGTCGATGCGAGCGACCAATACGGATGTAGCCTTTGGCGTTTCACCATGCCATCTCCCATTCATTTCATACCAAATAGTGGATAAGGTAGCTCCAAAAAGGTTACCATTTATAACAAAAACATCAATCTTAACAAATTCAGTCCTTTTTTTCTTTCAACAGAGTTAGTCTATTATTATTATTTTTTTAATTCAAATGGTAACCTTTTGGTGAAATGTCAAATGGTAACCTTTTGGTGAAATGTCAAATTCACACCCAATTATTCCTTTAGTTGTGTGTAACCATTTGCATCTCAGACAAAGGGATTTGTCTGCTATATATAGATAGCTCTAGCGAAAGAAAGAAATATAATTTCTTGAGAATGGCGCGCGGCTGATGTGGTTGTTGTGGATGCGTAGAGAGAAACTTAGTTGGGTGTTATGTAGCTCTATATAGCGATGTATTAGTTGGTGACATGCAGAAAAATTGGTTGCTTGGGAAAAGGGAGAGAGGTGTAGGCTAGTTGCTCGAGAGCATAGACAATAGATGAAGATAAGGAAGAAGAGAGGAGAAAAAGAAACCGTTGTTAGTGTAAATTTTACTTTTTCCATGTCTCTTCCTCTTGATCATGCATGTGTGTTATTTTTTGTGGATAACAAAGAGCTAATTAACACGTTGAGTTCATGTAAAATGATCTTCCAATAGTTGAAAACAAGCTAGAACTAGTTGCAAATTTGTAGTCGTCAATATGGAGACACACCAGTTGTTTCTTCACACCGATGCCTATGGGGGAAAATAAAAGCAACTTAAAATCTATATGTGATTGATAGAGGAGGACAGTCACAGAGCAGTTTGAACGGCGTTTCGCTTGCCGTTAAAAGCCCATGTACGAGTTAACTAAGATGATTGATCGAGTAAATTAAACATTAAGAGCCTCTCTTTTATTATGGAGTAGTGCTAATTTTACATTAGCCTCAAACATCCTAGATAAAACCTTATATATTATTATGAAACATGCGATGAGGTGTGGTGTTGACATATATCGACAACCACATTCATACACTCTAGGGTTTCGTTTGGAATCTAGTAGGAGGGTCCAGGCATGGTCTTCTGGAAGGGACAAACGCTAACTTGCGGGATGTTGCAAACTTTAGGTAAGTGCGTAGCGGTCTGGTAGATACGGCTCACCATTTGCTGCTTTCCTTGCTGTTGTCCCTGTTGTTGAATTTGTTGTTTAACCGCTTTGGATGCTCCTTTCAAGGTTGGGCAAACGCAAAGGGGCTCTTCCTGGTGGAGCTCGTTACAGCATTGCTGGAGTAGAGGCGGTCTCTGCTGTGGACCCTGGGGGTTCTCCATGTCGTCTTCAAAGTCAAACTCACCGTCGAGGGTCCAGCTAGGACCACCGCCAGACTGCATTGCTTGCTTGTGGAGCCACTGCTGGCAAGCTCTTAGGTGTTGTGCTTGCTGAAACTCCTTCCTACATTTTGGAATCCTAAATGGGCCGGCTGGGTTTGTGGCATCATCTTCGTCGAACTCGACCACCGTCCGGTAGATGGAGGCATTGGTGAGAAGGAAGAAGAAGGCGAGAGTTGCCGAGACGAGGAAGAGCTTGTTCGCCATTCGTGTATGTTTTTAATCTTGTTTGTATTGATGAGTTTTGGTTTGAGTAAAGAGTGAAGCGGATGAGTTAATTTATAGGCGATAAAGGAGATTTGCATGGCGATCACGTGTAATAATGCATGCACGCATGTGATTGTATGTGTGTGCTGTGAGAGAGAAGCTCTTAGGTGTTTGAAGGGAGTGACAAGTGGCGAAGAAAAACAATCCTCCGCGGCTGCATGCTATGTGTAACGTGTAGCTAATGTTCTGGCATGGCATCTTATGAACGATTCTTTTTAAAAACAAGGTAAAAACTTAACTTCATAAAATTAAAAAAAAAACGTTTACTAAGTTGGTTTAAAAGGGGATGAGAGTCTATAAATTTTGGAGGTAGTGCCGTTGGGAATATAAATTGGGAGCTTAATCAGAATTATAGAAGTTAAAGTTGATTTAGTCACGGTCAATATAAATTGGGAATTTGAGTCAAAATCTTCCAAATTCGGAATCCGTCTTGTTACACCCGGTGGATAGGAGCCGAACGGTTTGAAAATACTTGAAATGTGGATGCAGGTGCAGGCTGGTTTAATTTTATGTTGAATGGATACATGTCAATCGAATTTGAGTTATAGGTACACATTTTACTCTGATACTAAAATGTAACATTTGTCTCAAGAATGGTAGGTCATCCTTACTCGAGAACGGTATGCCATTCACTTGAACGTATATCTCATTCAACCCAACTCTAACACACATTTCATACCCATGTCTAAAATAAAGAAAATTGAAGAAAAACGCTCAATAGCGTCAATCCTTACAAATATAATGTACATGGCAACCTCGCATGAAAATAGTAATAAAGAGGAGTGAATAATATAAAGTAGTCACTAATTGGATGACAAAGCAAATGGAACCATCCGATAGATGTTTTAAGAACAAGAGGTACATTTGTATATATGCATTGGTTGATACATTTCTGCCATCTGAACTGTTTCTTCCTCAAAGAAGAAGAAGCATTCAGCCAATAGTGAAATTTAAAATGTTGGAAAAATGAGGATGCAGTCAGAAAGTCCAGAATATAAGTGGTAACTGAATACTTGCCTCAGAAGCAAGATAAGAAACATAAGTCTTTAAAGGAATCAATCACCGATGAAGAAAGCTTAAGGATTCAAGTCTATATTTGGCCACTAGAGACGTCCACACTAGGCTTGTCTCTACAAATGCAAACAACTTCAAGCAAGGCAGTGACAGGACAGATAATGCTTAGAGAAACCGTTGAAAAGAAGCAATAAAGCACAACTCCCTGAATGATCTAATTATTGGCTAATCTAGGATTTGCACTGACCATATTACTTCAAAGATAGTTCCATTTCAAGAAACATGAACAGAGAACTTGAATGAGAAAATTCTATTATCAAATTCAAAGGATATGATAATCAAAGAAAAATTGCAAGAGTACATAGACAAATTCAGCAGCACATAGAAAAACCCAATTGATCTGCGTAAAAATCCCAATTCTCTCTTCTGTATACAAAATCACGAATCCATATACTCTTCGATTTTCAAATCAAAACCAAATAACCAGCCCTAAATTATACAGTAAAATCCCGATCAAAACGGGTTAATAATTTTATGAAATAATACAAAAAGAAACAGACTGAGATCGGCAAAACCTCGACCAATAAATCAAACAACATCGTCCTTCTTGGGTTTCCGATAATTCTTTTCGATGTGCTCGACGATGACGAGAACAGTGTTCGTCAGCTTCTTTACATCGGGAACGTTGTAATTCTGCGCAACGTATACACCATAAGCCGTTCCCATCGTGAACACGAAGCAGCTCTTTATTATCCCCATCCCCCCCACCCCTCTCTACTACACTTTCTCCGGCGAAGTTTCAGGTCTGTAGTAGTGTTCTATTTGCACTTGTATATGAAACTTTAATGGGCCTTCAATATTTATTTCTAAGGCCCATAATGGGCCCAAAACAAATAAACCCGGCATGCTCATTCCCCTTGGTTACCCTTGCGTGCTTCTTGACCAAACCCAAAGTTGTTAGGGGTAAAATACGTCAGAAACGTGATCCCGGCATATCCGAGTCTTCTTTATCCTTTTTCCTTTTCCGAGGTAGTGTTAAGGTGCAGTATTTCCCTCG
This sequence is a window from Brassica oleracea var. oleracea cultivar TO1000 chromosome C1, BOL, whole genome shotgun sequence. Protein-coding genes within it:
- the LOC106327751 gene encoding napin-2; the protein is MANKLFLVSATLAFFFLLTNASIYRTVVEFDEDDATNPAGPFRIPKCRKEFQQAQHLRACQQWLHKQAMQSGGGPSWTLDGEFDFEDDMENPQGPQQRPPLLQQCCNELHQEEPLCVCPTLKGASKAVKQQIQQQGQQQGKQQMVSRIYQTATHLPKVCNIPQVSVCPFQKTMPGPSY